The Stappia sp. genome window below encodes:
- a CDS encoding NAD(P)H-dependent oxidoreductase has product MTRLLRIDASARRSRSLTRELGDLFEAEWRRLRPADTWMHRDLADQPPPHVTEEWIAAAFTGADARTPAQREALAVSDALVDELVAADLLVVTVPMYNCGMPSALKAWVDNVVRIGRTFSFDLARGDFPIEPVLRDKEMVALTSAGEFGFDPGGPRDHLDHLIPHLRAVNGYLGVRDLHAVRIEYQEFRDARHDASVRAAREETAALAARLAGSRTTVGSATDAA; this is encoded by the coding sequence ATGACAAGACTTCTGCGCATTGATGCGAGCGCCCGGCGATCCCGCTCCCTGACCCGGGAGCTGGGCGATCTCTTCGAGGCCGAATGGCGCCGCCTGCGCCCTGCCGACACCTGGATGCACCGGGATCTCGCCGATCAACCACCGCCGCATGTGACGGAGGAGTGGATCGCGGCCGCCTTCACCGGCGCGGACGCGCGCACGCCGGCGCAGCGGGAGGCGCTCGCCGTCTCCGACGCGCTGGTCGACGAGCTGGTCGCCGCCGATCTGCTTGTCGTGACCGTGCCGATGTACAATTGCGGCATGCCCTCGGCCCTGAAGGCCTGGGTCGACAATGTGGTGCGGATCGGCCGAACCTTTTCCTTCGATCTGGCGCGCGGCGATTTTCCCATCGAGCCGGTTCTTCGCGACAAGGAGATGGTGGCGCTCACATCCGCCGGCGAGTTCGGCTTCGATCCGGGCGGCCCGCGCGACCACCTGGACCACCTGATCCCGCATCTGCGGGCCGTGAACGGCTATCTGGGCGTGCGCGACCTGCATGCCGTGCGGATCGAGTATCAGGAGTTTCGCGACGCGCGGCACGACGCCTCGGTGCGCGCGGCACGGGAAGAGACGGCCGCGCTGGCGGCGCGGCTGGCGGGATCCCGGACAACCGTCGGGTCGGCGACGGACGCCGCATGA
- a CDS encoding LysR family transcriptional regulator produces MSSHRLSLAAIRVFEAAARLGSFRAAADELGLTPTAVSHRIRNLEAGLGLPLFRRSHRKVDLTAAGADLFEAARTAVAVIDAAADRLVSAERGVTLATTPAFAALWLAPRLSAFQAAFPDVALRVESAHAPVDLERTRGVDLAVRYRPRSATDGRLLARESFAAFAAPALARPTAGGAAVGAALLACRWHTPALPELPLAVFETALGARVRERVIFDDEHHAALAAVSGKGIAVLSDVLAGHLVTASLLQEVDLRPRADGHCYRLLEAPHARTRREVTRVTEWLLDETAGFRAPQPGA; encoded by the coding sequence GTGTCGTCCCATCGCCTCTCGCTTGCTGCAATCCGGGTCTTCGAGGCCGCGGCGCGGCTCGGCAGCTTTCGCGCGGCGGCTGACGAGCTTGGCCTGACGCCGACGGCCGTTTCGCATCGCATCCGCAATCTGGAGGCCGGTCTGGGGCTTCCCCTGTTTCGCCGGTCGCATCGCAAGGTCGACCTGACGGCCGCCGGCGCGGACCTGTTCGAGGCGGCGCGCACCGCGGTTGCCGTCATCGACGCGGCGGCGGACCGGCTGGTGTCGGCGGAGCGCGGGGTCACCCTGGCGACGACCCCGGCCTTCGCCGCGCTTTGGCTGGCGCCGCGCCTGTCCGCCTTTCAGGCGGCTTTCCCGGACGTGGCCCTGCGGGTCGAATCCGCCCATGCGCCGGTCGACCTGGAGCGCACCCGTGGCGTCGATCTTGCCGTGCGCTATCGCCCCCGCTCCGCGACAGACGGCCGGCTTCTGGCGCGCGAGAGCTTCGCGGCCTTCGCCGCGCCCGCGCTGGCCCGGCCGACAGCCGGGGGCGCTGCGGTGGGCGCCGCCCTGCTTGCTTGCCGCTGGCACACGCCCGCGCTGCCGGAGCTCCCGCTCGCCGTCTTCGAGACCGCGCTCGGCGCGCGGGTTCGCGAGCGCGTGATCTTCGACGACGAGCATCACGCGGCGCTCGCGGCGGTGTCCGGCAAGGGCATCGCCGTGCTCTCAGACGTGCTGGCCGGACATCTTGTGACCGCCTCGCTGCTGCAGGAAGTCGATCTCCGCCCGCGGGCCGACGGTCATTGCTACCGTCTCCTTGAGGCACCCCACGCGCGCACGCGGCGCGAGGTGACGCGTGTCACGGAGTGGCTGCTCGACGAAACCGCCGGTTTTCGCGCCCCGCAACCGGGCGCTTGA
- a CDS encoding amidohydrolase family protein — protein MTVDLLVTNATLPDGRAGVDIACRDGRILAVEPGIAAEAGRVIDAAGRLVSPPFVDSHFHLDATLSLGLPRMNESGTLLEGIALWGELKPLLTVEAVMERALRYCDLAVSQGLLAIRSHVDVCDDRLTGVEALLEVKKRVAPYLDLQLVAFPQDGLYRSPTAEANLLRALDMGVEVVGGIPHFERTMADGARSVRALCEIAAARGLRVDLHCDESDDPLSRHIETLAFETQRLGLQGRVAGSHLTSMHSMDNYYVSKLLPLIAEAGVHAIANPLINITLQGRHDSYPKRRGQTRVPEMRAQGITVAFGHDCVMDPWYSMGSGDMLEVASMGLHVAQMMSRGAMRDAFACVTTHPATILGLEGYGLAPGCNADFVLLQAADPIEAIRLRARRLAVVRRGRVIAESDPVLTRLDLPDRPSTLDPADYAPAG, from the coding sequence ATGACCGTCGATCTTCTCGTCACCAACGCGACCCTGCCCGACGGGCGGGCCGGCGTGGACATCGCCTGCCGGGACGGGCGCATCCTTGCCGTCGAGCCGGGCATCGCGGCGGAAGCGGGGCGGGTGATCGATGCGGCGGGGCGGCTTGTCTCGCCGCCCTTCGTCGACAGTCATTTTCATCTCGACGCGACGCTGTCCCTCGGCCTGCCGCGCATGAACGAGAGCGGCACGCTGCTCGAGGGGATCGCGCTGTGGGGCGAGTTGAAGCCGCTTCTCACGGTCGAGGCGGTGATGGAGCGCGCGTTGCGCTACTGCGACCTCGCGGTGTCGCAGGGGCTGCTCGCGATCCGCTCGCATGTCGATGTCTGCGACGACCGGCTCACCGGCGTCGAGGCGCTGCTTGAGGTGAAGAAGCGGGTCGCGCCCTATCTCGACCTCCAGCTCGTCGCCTTCCCGCAGGACGGGCTCTACCGCTCGCCGACGGCGGAAGCGAACCTGCTGCGCGCGCTCGACATGGGCGTCGAGGTGGTCGGCGGCATTCCCCATTTCGAGCGCACGATGGCCGACGGCGCCCGCTCGGTGCGCGCGCTGTGCGAGATCGCGGCGGCGCGCGGCCTCAGGGTCGATCTGCATTGCGACGAGAGCGACGATCCCCTGTCGCGCCATATCGAGACGCTGGCCTTCGAGACGCAGCGCCTCGGGCTGCAGGGTCGTGTCGCCGGCTCGCATCTCACCTCCATGCATTCCATGGACAATTACTACGTCTCCAAGCTCCTGCCGCTGATCGCCGAGGCCGGTGTGCATGCGATCGCCAATCCGCTCATCAACATCACGCTGCAGGGCCGGCACGACAGCTATCCGAAGCGCCGCGGCCAGACGCGTGTGCCGGAGATGCGGGCGCAGGGGATCACGGTCGCCTTCGGCCACGACTGCGTGATGGATCCCTGGTATTCGATGGGGTCCGGCGACATGCTGGAGGTCGCCTCCATGGGATTGCATGTCGCCCAGATGATGAGCCGGGGCGCGATGCGCGACGCGTTCGCCTGCGTCACCACCCATCCCGCGACCATTCTCGGGCTGGAGGGATATGGGCTGGCGCCTGGCTGCAACGCCGATTTCGTGCTGTTGCAGGCCGCCGATCCGATCGAGGCGATCCGCCTGCGCGCCCGCCGTCTCGCGGTGGTGCGGCGCGGCCGCGTGATTGCCGAAAGCGATCCGGTCCTCACGCGCCTAGACCTGCCGGATCGGCCGTCGACGCTCGATCCGGCCGACTATGCGCCTGCGGGCTGA
- a CDS encoding cytochrome P450 yields MARSTARADRPDAATQTGSGAAGGYVPPYPYRHPATPSVPDLIRLGRRSFLDIWPAHAFSLPWLKIAILRRQIFVCNNPATVQEALARKHETFQRKTAQMRHALEPLIGDGLFISDKETWKARRQIVAPIIHASRVPAFFPIMSETVAERRAAWEALGDGGRIDALQEMAHLTAEIICRTIFGRQLGRDYAAEIVESFSDYQRHIDQVDLPSLIGLPDWFPRWRGRAVKKAVKRIDTVLDEIISSYAERARDGETSVIGGLLDARDADGKPLSREAIRNEASVIFMAGHETTANTLAWAWFLLSQAPDVRARLHAELDTVLGGRDPGFDDIARLPYTRAVIEETLRLYPPVPILGREALADDTITGQPIPKGSIVLVVPWLLHRNPTLWERADHFEPERFLEAARGGQSKYGYVPFAIGPRICAGLAFGLTEAILSLAMLAQRFDPVLEEGVDIQPVCRLTLRPGDALPMRLMRR; encoded by the coding sequence ATGGCACGGAGCACGGCGCGCGCTGACAGGCCCGATGCGGCGACGCAGACGGGATCCGGGGCAGCGGGCGGGTATGTCCCTCCCTATCCCTATCGCCATCCGGCGACACCCTCGGTGCCCGACCTGATCCGGCTGGGCCGCCGCAGCTTTCTGGACATCTGGCCGGCGCACGCCTTTTCGCTGCCGTGGCTCAAGATCGCGATCCTGCGCCGGCAGATCTTCGTCTGCAACAATCCGGCCACCGTGCAGGAAGCGCTCGCCCGCAAGCACGAGACCTTCCAGCGCAAGACGGCGCAGATGCGCCACGCGCTCGAGCCGCTGATCGGCGACGGGCTGTTCATCTCCGACAAGGAGACCTGGAAGGCGCGCCGGCAGATCGTGGCGCCGATCATTCATGCCTCGCGGGTACCCGCGTTCTTCCCCATCATGAGCGAGACCGTGGCCGAACGCCGCGCCGCCTGGGAGGCGCTGGGCGACGGCGGGCGGATCGACGCGCTGCAGGAGATGGCCCATCTGACGGCGGAGATCATCTGCCGCACCATCTTCGGCCGCCAGCTCGGCCGCGATTATGCCGCGGAGATCGTCGAGAGCTTTTCCGACTACCAGCGCCACATCGACCAGGTCGATCTGCCCTCGTTGATCGGCTTGCCCGACTGGTTTCCGCGCTGGCGCGGACGCGCGGTGAAAAAGGCGGTCAAGCGCATCGACACGGTGCTCGACGAGATCATTTCCAGCTATGCGGAGCGCGCCCGCGACGGCGAGACCTCGGTGATCGGCGGATTGCTCGACGCCCGCGACGCCGACGGCAAGCCGCTGTCGCGCGAGGCAATCCGCAACGAGGCGTCGGTGATCTTCATGGCGGGTCACGAAACGACGGCGAACACGCTGGCCTGGGCGTGGTTCCTGCTGTCGCAGGCGCCGGACGTGCGCGCCCGCCTGCACGCGGAACTCGACACCGTGCTCGGCGGCCGCGATCCCGGCTTCGACGATATCGCGCGGCTGCCCTACACGCGGGCGGTGATCGAGGAGACCCTGCGGCTCTATCCCCCCGTGCCGATCCTGGGGCGCGAGGCGCTCGCCGACGACACGATCACCGGCCAGCCGATCCCCAAGGGCTCCATCGTTCTCGTCGTGCCGTGGCTGCTGCACCGCAATCCGACCCTGTGGGAGCGCGCGGATCACTTCGAGCCGGAGCGCTTCCTGGAGGCTGCACGCGGCGGCCAGTCGAAATACGGCTATGTGCCGTTCGCCATCGGGCCGCGGATCTGCGCGGGGCTCGCCTTCGGCCTGACGGAGGCGATCCTGTCGCTCGCCATGCTCGCGCAGCGCTTCGATCCGGTGCTGGAGGAGGGCGTCGACATTCAGCCGGTCTGCCGCCTGACCCTGCGCCCGGGCGATGCGCTGCCCATGCGGCTGATGCGGCGCTGA
- a CDS encoding TRAP transporter large permease yields MTPLEIGLWSIPVLLALIFARLPIGLAMFLVGVAGTTLVTGTTAPILGQLKSLVYSTFSNYSLSIVPLFLLMGQFATRGGMSRALFRAAETLVGHRRGGVAMASVAACGGFGAICGSSLATAATMGQVALPEMRRAGYSGALSTACLAAGGTLGILIPPSVVLVIYAILTEQNIAKLFMAAFVPGILAAAGYMLTVSLYVRFRPDSAGSRERASWAERGAALAAVWPVLLIFIAVIGGIYSGFFTPTEGAAVGAAGTGLVALINGGLDRKGLVDSFLSTASSTGMIFFIVLGATVYNGFLAFSQLPQQAAAHVADLGLNPWLVLLLILVCYLIFGCIMDSLSMILLTIPIFFPIVSALDFGLPPEEFALWFGIIVLIVVEVGLITPPVGMNLFVINSMAPNVSLGQTFRGVVPFIASDLVRVAILVAFPSITLFLVRWLY; encoded by the coding sequence GTGACACCTCTCGAAATCGGCCTGTGGTCGATCCCGGTCCTGCTGGCGCTGATCTTCGCGCGCCTGCCGATCGGGCTTGCCATGTTTCTCGTCGGCGTTGCCGGCACGACGCTGGTGACGGGCACCACGGCGCCCATCCTCGGCCAGCTCAAGTCACTGGTCTACAGCACGTTTTCCAACTACTCGCTGTCCATCGTGCCGCTCTTCCTGCTGATGGGGCAGTTCGCGACGCGCGGCGGCATGTCGCGGGCGCTGTTCCGCGCGGCCGAAACCCTCGTCGGGCACCGGCGCGGCGGCGTCGCCATGGCCTCGGTCGCCGCCTGCGGCGGCTTCGGCGCGATCTGCGGCTCCTCGCTCGCCACCGCCGCCACCATGGGCCAGGTGGCGCTGCCGGAGATGCGGCGCGCCGGATATTCCGGCGCGCTGTCCACCGCCTGTCTCGCCGCCGGCGGCACGCTCGGCATTCTCATTCCGCCGTCAGTCGTGCTCGTCATCTACGCGATCCTGACCGAACAGAACATCGCCAAGCTGTTCATGGCCGCCTTCGTGCCCGGCATTCTGGCGGCGGCCGGCTACATGCTCACCGTCTCGCTCTACGTGCGCTTTCGCCCCGACAGCGCGGGCAGCCGGGAGCGCGCCTCCTGGGCGGAGCGCGGCGCGGCGCTCGCCGCCGTGTGGCCGGTGCTGCTGATCTTCATCGCGGTGATCGGCGGCATCTACTCCGGCTTCTTCACGCCGACGGAAGGGGCCGCGGTGGGGGCCGCCGGCACCGGGCTGGTGGCGCTGATCAACGGCGGGCTCGACCGCAAGGGGCTGGTGGACTCCTTCCTGTCCACCGCCTCCTCCACCGGCATGATCTTCTTCATCGTGCTCGGCGCCACGGTCTACAACGGCTTTCTCGCCTTTTCGCAGCTGCCGCAACAGGCCGCCGCCCATGTCGCCGATCTCGGCCTCAATCCCTGGCTGGTGCTGCTTCTGATCCTGGTCTGCTACCTGATCTTCGGCTGCATCATGGATTCGCTCTCGATGATCCTGCTGACGATCCCGATCTTCTTCCCGATCGTCTCGGCGCTCGATTTCGGCCTGCCGCCGGAGGAATTCGCCCTGTGGTTCGGCATCATCGTGCTGATCGTCGTGGAGGTCGGCCTGATCACGCCACCGGTGGGCATGAATCTCTTCGTGATCAACTCCATGGCGCCCAATGTGTCGCTCGGCCAGACCTTCCGCGGCGTGGTGCCCTTCATCGCCAGCGATCTGGTGCGGGTCGCCATTCTGGTCGCCTTCCCCTCGATCACGCTGTTCCTGGTGCGCTGGCTCTATTGA
- a CDS encoding TRAP transporter small permease, which translates to MRKSMERILERISAFLAIAGGAVLVALTVTTVVSITGRELNWMGLGPVPGDYELVEAGTAFAIFAFLPWCQLKRGHVTVDLLMTRFGSRVNAAVDLVSNILMTAVAALIAWRLWLGLLDKKTYQETTFILQFPLWWAYAAAMIGASFAIVVCAYTIWRSYDEMRAGTPHPTAAQE; encoded by the coding sequence GTGCGCAAGTCGATGGAACGAATCCTGGAGCGGATCTCCGCCTTTCTCGCGATTGCCGGCGGCGCCGTTCTCGTCGCGCTGACCGTGACCACGGTCGTGTCGATCACCGGGCGCGAGCTGAACTGGATGGGCCTCGGCCCGGTGCCGGGCGATTACGAGCTGGTCGAGGCGGGCACCGCCTTCGCCATCTTCGCCTTTCTGCCCTGGTGTCAGCTCAAGCGCGGGCATGTCACCGTCGACCTGCTGATGACCCGCTTCGGATCGCGCGTGAACGCCGCCGTCGATCTGGTCAGCAACATCCTGATGACCGCGGTCGCCGCCCTCATCGCCTGGCGCCTGTGGCTCGGCCTGCTCGACAAGAAGACCTATCAGGAAACCACCTTCATCCTTCAGTTTCCGCTGTGGTGGGCCTATGCGGCCGCCATGATCGGCGCGAGCTTCGCGATCGTGGTCTGCGCCTACACGATCTGGCGCAGCTACGACGAGATGCGCGCGGGCACGCCCCACCCGACCGCCGCCCAGGAGTGA
- a CDS encoding TRAP transporter substrate-binding protein: MLSKITTSARRVLGAGAMVAGLLAGTALPATAQEVTLRVHQFLPLQAAIPSRAIAPWIEAVEAQSDGRIKVEHYPSMQLGGAPPALFDQARDGVVDIVWTLLGYTPGRFPKTEAFELPFLGKDAESSSRAFHEFVETHAMDEFAGVKPLAFHVHGPGLLHVSGDGVSRLEDMEGLKLRGPTRIVTRLLGELGATAIGMPVPAVPEAISKGVIDGAVIPWEVTLPLKMTELVNTHTGFDDPRGLYTATFVFAMNQAKYDALPDDLKAVIDANSGPEAAALFGRAMDEVDAIGKARAEEAGNTIRMLSPEETARWKAAAQRVTDDWIAEMDGRGLDGQALAEAARALVDKHAGE, from the coding sequence ATGCTTTCGAAGATCACAACCTCGGCGCGGCGCGTTCTCGGCGCGGGCGCGATGGTCGCGGGCCTTCTGGCCGGCACCGCGCTGCCGGCCACTGCGCAGGAGGTCACGCTGCGCGTCCATCAGTTCCTGCCGCTGCAGGCCGCGATCCCGTCGCGCGCGATCGCGCCGTGGATCGAGGCGGTGGAAGCCCAGTCGGACGGGCGCATCAAGGTGGAGCATTACCCGTCCATGCAGCTCGGCGGCGCGCCGCCGGCGCTCTTCGACCAGGCCCGCGACGGTGTCGTCGACATCGTCTGGACGCTGCTCGGCTATACCCCCGGCCGCTTCCCCAAGACGGAGGCCTTCGAGCTGCCGTTCCTCGGCAAGGATGCGGAGTCCTCGTCGCGCGCCTTCCACGAGTTCGTCGAGACGCATGCGATGGACGAATTCGCCGGTGTCAAGCCGCTGGCGTTTCACGTGCACGGCCCCGGGCTGCTGCATGTCTCGGGCGACGGCGTGTCGCGCCTTGAGGACATGGAAGGCCTGAAGCTGCGCGGGCCGACGCGCATCGTGACCAGGCTGCTCGGCGAGCTGGGCGCGACCGCCATCGGCATGCCGGTGCCGGCCGTGCCGGAGGCGATCTCCAAGGGCGTGATCGACGGCGCGGTGATCCCCTGGGAGGTGACGCTGCCGCTCAAGATGACCGAACTGGTCAACACGCACACCGGCTTCGACGATCCGCGCGGGCTCTATACCGCGACCTTCGTCTTCGCCATGAACCAGGCGAAATACGACGCCCTGCCGGACGACCTCAAGGCCGTGATCGACGCCAATTCCGGTCCCGAGGCGGCCGCGCTGTTCGGCCGGGCGATGGACGAGGTGGACGCGATCGGCAAGGCCAGGGCGGAGGAGGCCGGCAATACCATCCGCATGCTGTCGCCGGAGGAAACCGCGCGCTGGAAGGCGGCGGCCCAGCGGGTGACCGACGACTGGATCGCGGAGATGGACGGACGCGGGCTCGACGGACAGGCGCTGGCAGAGGCGGCCCGCGCGCTGGTCGACAAACACGCCGGCGAGTGA
- the phaZ gene encoding polyhydroxyalkanoate depolymerase gives MSPIRAGADMTRLYFQNPLNPLSHTPAGRQVAAGCELIERMTRRYGKPEFGLDQTTVSGVKVPVREEVVWSKPFCNLLHFDRKTGPRRRNDPRILIVAPMSGHYATLLRGTVETLLPSADIYITDWVDARMVPVTEGRFDLDDYIDYIIEMLHFLGPDTHLMAVCQPSVPALAAVAVMEAHGDPMAPASMTLMGGPIDTRINPTAVNDLAENKGIEWFERNVIMKVPFPQPGFMRDVYPGFLQLSGFMSMNLDRHMNAHHEFFNHLVAGDGDSAEKHREFYDEYLAVMDLAAEFYLQTVETVFIKHALPKGEFRHRGETVDCGAIRRTALLTVEGEKDDITGRGQTKAAHDLCVNLSPDMQAHYMQPDVGHYGVFNGSRFRSEIAPRILDFIRTHYKRPETAPAAPKAPVPVKDAVKRETSEPVARPAATQDKAAAKAETASPRAGDPLATVLLAEPQGAADDLTAITGVGPKLQTALNGAGIFHFWQIAALTDAQIEALDGKLDFKGRIAREGWIEQARKLAAAQPAEG, from the coding sequence ATGAGCCCGATCCGGGCCGGTGCCGACATGACGCGCCTCTACTTCCAGAATCCGCTCAATCCGCTCAGCCACACCCCCGCCGGCCGGCAGGTGGCCGCCGGATGCGAACTCATCGAGCGCATGACCCGGCGCTACGGCAAGCCCGAGTTCGGGCTCGACCAGACGACCGTCAGCGGCGTCAAGGTGCCGGTGCGCGAGGAGGTCGTTTGGAGCAAGCCGTTCTGCAACCTGCTTCATTTCGACCGCAAGACCGGCCCCCGGCGGCGCAATGATCCCCGCATCCTGATCGTCGCGCCGATGTCGGGCCACTATGCGACGCTGCTGCGCGGCACGGTCGAGACGCTGCTGCCGAGCGCCGACATCTACATCACCGACTGGGTCGACGCGCGCATGGTTCCGGTCACCGAAGGACGCTTCGATCTCGACGACTACATCGACTACATCATCGAGATGCTGCACTTCCTCGGGCCCGACACGCATCTGATGGCGGTGTGCCAGCCCTCGGTGCCTGCCCTTGCCGCCGTCGCGGTGATGGAAGCCCATGGCGACCCGATGGCGCCGGCCTCGATGACGCTGATGGGCGGCCCGATCGACACGCGGATCAACCCGACCGCCGTGAACGACCTGGCCGAGAACAAGGGCATCGAGTGGTTCGAGCGCAACGTCATCATGAAGGTGCCGTTTCCGCAGCCCGGCTTCATGCGCGACGTCTATCCCGGCTTTCTCCAGCTGTCGGGCTTCATGAGCATGAACCTCGACCGGCACATGAACGCCCACCACGAGTTCTTCAACCACCTGGTGGCCGGCGACGGCGACAGCGCCGAGAAGCACCGCGAGTTCTACGACGAGTATCTCGCCGTCATGGATCTGGCGGCGGAGTTCTACCTCCAGACCGTCGAGACCGTGTTCATCAAACACGCACTGCCCAAGGGCGAGTTCCGCCATCGCGGCGAGACGGTCGACTGCGGCGCGATCCGGCGCACCGCCCTGCTCACCGTCGAAGGCGAGAAGGACGACATCACCGGGCGCGGCCAGACCAAGGCGGCGCACGATCTGTGCGTCAACCTCTCGCCCGACATGCAGGCCCATTACATGCAGCCCGACGTCGGTCACTATGGCGTCTTCAACGGCTCGCGCTTCCGCTCCGAAATCGCCCCGCGCATCCTCGATTTCATCCGCACCCACTACAAGCGCCCCGAAACGGCGCCGGCCGCGCCAAAGGCGCCGGTTCCGGTGAAGGACGCGGTGAAGCGCGAGACCTCCGAGCCCGTCGCGCGTCCCGCGGCAACGCAGGACAAGGCGGCGGCGAAGGCCGAGACCGCGTCCCCGCGCGCCGGCGACCCGCTGGCCACCGTGCTGCTGGCCGAACCGCAGGGCGCGGCGGACGATCTCACCGCCATCACCGGTGTCGGGCCGAAGCTTCAGACCGCGCTCAACGGGGCCGGCATCTTCCACTTCTGGCAGATCGCCGCGCTCACCGACGCGCAGATCGAGGCGCTGGACGGCAAGCTCGACTTCAAGGGCCGGATTGCCCGCGAGGGCTGGATCGAACAGGCGCGCAAGCTGGCGGCGGCCCAGCCCGCGGAGGGCTGA
- the hemW gene encoding radical SAM family heme chaperone HemW — translation MTTQADGGFGIYVHWPFCEAKCPYCDFNSHVRHAAIDQPRFAAAFERELAAFATRTPGRTVNSIFLGGGTPSLMEPATVGRILDAIGGLWTVAPDAEVSLEANPSSVEATRFRGYRAAGVNRLSIGVQALDDADLKRLGRLHDVAQARDAIAIARATFERISFDLIYARPDQSAAAWQAELGEAIDLAADHLSLYQLTIEQGTPYFELHRTGKLVVPDPDTAAHLYDLTQEICDARGLPAYEVSNHARPGAECRHNLVYWRYGDYVGVGPGAHGRLTQGAGKVATATERHPETWLAAVEAQGHGLVEDTPLTEEEQGDEFLVMGLRLTEGIDLARYEAIAGRRIDPRRLDDLIGHGMVERLGGTRVRVTPAGMLVLDAVVADLAA, via the coding sequence ATGACCACGCAGGCGGACGGCGGTTTCGGCATTTATGTGCATTGGCCGTTCTGCGAGGCCAAATGTCCCTATTGCGACTTCAACAGCCACGTCCGCCATGCGGCCATCGACCAGCCGCGCTTCGCCGCCGCCTTCGAACGCGAACTGGCGGCTTTCGCCACGCGCACGCCCGGGCGCACGGTGAATTCGATCTTTCTCGGCGGCGGCACGCCGTCGCTGATGGAGCCGGCGACGGTCGGGCGCATTCTCGATGCCATCGGCGGGCTGTGGACGGTCGCGCCGGATGCGGAGGTCTCGCTGGAGGCGAACCCCTCCTCCGTGGAGGCGACACGGTTTCGCGGCTACCGCGCGGCCGGGGTCAACCGGCTGTCGATCGGCGTGCAGGCGCTCGACGATGCCGATCTCAAGCGCCTCGGCCGGCTGCACGACGTCGCCCAGGCGCGCGACGCGATCGCGATTGCGCGCGCCACCTTCGAGCGGATTTCCTTCGATCTGATCTACGCGCGGCCCGACCAGAGCGCCGCCGCCTGGCAGGCGGAACTCGGCGAGGCCATCGATCTCGCCGCCGATCACCTGTCGCTCTACCAGCTCACCATCGAGCAGGGCACGCCCTATTTCGAGCTGCATCGCACCGGCAAGCTCGTCGTGCCCGATCCCGACACGGCCGCGCATCTTTACGATCTCACGCAGGAAATCTGCGACGCGCGCGGGCTGCCGGCCTATGAGGTCTCGAACCACGCAAGGCCCGGCGCGGAGTGCCGGCACAATCTCGTCTACTGGCGCTATGGCGACTATGTCGGCGTCGGGCCGGGCGCGCACGGCCGGCTGACGCAAGGCGCGGGCAAGGTCGCGACCGCCACCGAACGCCACCCCGAAACCTGGCTCGCCGCCGTCGAGGCGCAGGGCCACGGCCTGGTGGAAGACACGCCGCTGACGGAGGAAGAGCAGGGCGACGAGTTTCTCGTGATGGGCCTGCGCCTCACCGAGGGCATCGACCTCGCCCGCTACGAGGCCATCGCCGGGCGCCGGATCGATCCGCGCCGGCTGGACGACCTGATCGGGCACGGCATGGTCGAGCGCCTCGGCGGCACCCGCGTGCGCGTCACCCCGGCCGGCATGCTCGTTCTCGATGCCGTGGTCGCGGATCTCGCGGCCTGA
- the rdgB gene encoding RdgB/HAM1 family non-canonical purine NTP pyrophosphatase — MTTASRRLAPGRIVLASHNAGKLREFDELMAPFGFDVVSAGALDLPEPEETGTTFEANAELKARAAAEAAGLPALADDSGFCVAALDGAPGIYSARWAGPDKDFAMAMRTVAEKLSAAGVAQAEGARASFVAVLCLAWPDGHAEFFRGEVEGEIAWPPRGDGGFGYDPMFRPDGHTRTFAEMSSQEKHGWSRTGPALSHRARAFQAFSAACLERA; from the coding sequence ATGACCACCGCATCCCGCCGTCTCGCCCCCGGGCGCATCGTTCTGGCCAGCCACAATGCGGGCAAGCTGCGCGAGTTCGACGAGTTGATGGCCCCCTTCGGCTTCGACGTCGTCTCGGCCGGTGCGCTCGACCTGCCTGAACCGGAGGAAACCGGCACGACCTTCGAGGCCAATGCCGAGTTGAAGGCCCGCGCGGCGGCTGAGGCCGCCGGTCTGCCGGCGCTCGCCGACGACAGCGGCTTCTGTGTGGCCGCGCTCGACGGCGCGCCGGGCATCTATTCCGCGCGCTGGGCCGGGCCGGACAAGGACTTCGCCATGGCCATGCGCACGGTGGCGGAGAAGCTCTCGGCCGCCGGCGTCGCGCAGGCCGAGGGCGCGCGCGCCTCCTTCGTCGCCGTGCTGTGTCTCGCCTGGCCGGACGGGCACGCGGAGTTCTTCCGCGGCGAGGTGGAGGGCGAGATCGCCTGGCCGCCGCGCGGCGACGGCGGCTTCGGCTACGACCCGATGTTCAGGCCCGACGGGCACACGCGCACCTTCGCGGAAATGTCCTCGCAGGAAAAACACGGCTGGTCGCGCACCGGCCCGGCCCTGTCGCATCGCGCGCGCGCCTTCCAGGCCTTTTCGGCGGCCTGTCTGGAGCGCGCATGA